In the genome of Pseudomonas putida, one region contains:
- a CDS encoding LysR family transcriptional regulator — protein MDIDQARTFLEIVRCGSLVAAAERLFVSQTAITARVQRLEQQLGCQLFIRSRNGATLTSDGEAFVVYANQMVQTWEAARRDLPLPQGCQQVLHVGGEVSLANPMMLSWVSTLHRELPSHAIRSEVSDGESLLRKVEMGLLDAALVYQPTYGPGLQVEQLMEEKLIRVRRVDQPEPYIYIDWGEAFRRQHDAALPDCARPALSFNLGPLALQFILEQGGSGYFRTRVVQAYLEKGVVERVPQAPEFTYPTFLVYARKRDSEALQQAFSVLRRLVAAGNSDWSQRWDPII, from the coding sequence ATGGATATCGACCAGGCCCGTACCTTTCTGGAAATCGTGCGCTGCGGCAGCCTCGTCGCCGCCGCCGAACGCCTGTTCGTATCACAGACTGCCATCACCGCACGGGTGCAACGCCTGGAGCAGCAACTGGGCTGCCAACTGTTCATCCGCAGCCGCAACGGCGCAACGCTCACCAGCGATGGCGAGGCGTTCGTCGTCTATGCCAACCAGATGGTGCAGACCTGGGAGGCCGCCCGCCGCGATCTGCCGCTGCCCCAGGGGTGTCAGCAGGTGCTGCACGTGGGCGGCGAGGTGAGCCTGGCCAACCCGATGATGCTCAGCTGGGTCAGCACCCTGCACCGCGAATTGCCCAGCCATGCCATCCGCAGTGAGGTGAGCGATGGCGAGTCGTTGCTGCGCAAGGTGGAAATGGGCTTGCTCGACGCAGCGCTGGTGTACCAGCCGACCTACGGCCCGGGGCTGCAGGTGGAGCAGTTGATGGAAGAGAAGCTGATCCGCGTGCGCCGGGTCGATCAACCCGAGCCCTATATCTACATCGACTGGGGCGAGGCCTTCCGCCGCCAGCATGATGCCGCCCTGCCCGACTGCGCGCGCCCGGCGCTGAGTTTCAACCTGGGCCCTTTGGCGTTGCAGTTCATTCTCGAGCAAGGAGGCAGCGGCTACTTCCGTACACGGGTGGTGCAGGCCTACCTGGAAAAAGGCGTGGTCGAACGCGTGCCACAGGCACCGGAGTTCACCTACCCGACCTTCCTTGTCTACGCCCGCAAGCGCGACAGCGAGGCCTTGCAGCAAGCCTTCAGCGTGTTGCGCCGGCTGGTGGCCGCCGGCAACAGCGATTGGTCACAGCGCTGGGACCCGATTATCTGA
- a CDS encoding propionyl-CoA synthetase: MTYQHSYARSVADPATFWAEQAEHLAWHRKPSLTLQENPDGTHRWFADGRLNSCHLALDHQIEQGRGDQLALIYDSPVTGVQQTFTYHQLRDEVARLAGLLRQLGVGKGDGVIIYMPMVPQAAMAMLACARIGAVHSVVFGGFAANELALRIDDARPTLLLTASCGLEFDRVIEYKPLVDRALQLARHQPRHVLVLQRPQVLASLQAGRDLDWQQALAGVDTVPPVALEAGDPLYIMYTSGTTGKPKGIVRENGGNAVALCYAMRHIYGMQAGDVWWGISDVGWVVGHSLIVYGPLMNGCTTVFYEGKPIRTPDAAAYWRVVEQYQVNGLFCAPTAMRAIRKEDPEGELIRRHDLSSLRQLFLAGEKLDSSTHQWLERVSGKPVHDHWWQTETGWPVTAPCVGLEGSAARPGSSNRAVPGYNVQVLDDEGRPLGPNAQGAIVIALPLPPGCSQTLWGDHERYLQAYLHPHPGYYHTGDGGYLDEDGFVYIMGRTDDVINVSGHRLSTGEIEDLVARHPAVAECAVIGVHDEIKGQVPLALVVLKDGEGLGEQQLQSELVASVREHIGALACFNRVRLVKRLPKTRSGKILRAVLRKIADGQDYVPPSNLDDPAVLIEIEEVLADLPRAC, translated from the coding sequence ATGACCTACCAGCACAGCTACGCCCGCTCCGTTGCCGATCCCGCCACCTTCTGGGCCGAACAGGCCGAACACTTGGCCTGGCACCGCAAGCCTTCACTGACTCTGCAGGAGAATCCTGACGGCACCCATCGTTGGTTCGCCGATGGCCGGCTGAACAGCTGCCACCTGGCCCTTGACCACCAGATCGAGCAGGGCCGTGGCGACCAACTGGCGCTGATCTACGACTCGCCGGTGACCGGCGTGCAGCAGACCTTCACCTACCATCAGTTGCGTGACGAGGTGGCCCGTCTGGCGGGGCTGCTGCGGCAACTGGGCGTGGGCAAGGGTGATGGGGTGATCATCTACATGCCCATGGTGCCCCAGGCCGCGATGGCCATGCTCGCCTGTGCGCGTATCGGTGCCGTGCACTCGGTGGTGTTCGGTGGCTTTGCCGCCAACGAGCTGGCCCTGCGCATCGACGATGCCCGGCCGACGCTTTTGCTCACCGCCTCCTGCGGCCTGGAGTTCGACCGGGTGATCGAATACAAACCATTGGTCGACCGCGCCCTGCAACTGGCCAGGCACCAGCCGCGTCATGTGCTGGTGCTGCAGCGCCCGCAAGTCCTCGCCAGCTTGCAAGCGGGCCGTGATCTGGACTGGCAGCAGGCGCTGGCCGGGGTCGACACGGTACCACCTGTGGCGCTGGAGGCGGGTGATCCGCTGTACATCATGTATACCTCTGGCACCACCGGAAAACCCAAGGGCATCGTGCGCGAGAACGGCGGCAACGCGGTCGCCCTGTGCTATGCCATGCGGCACATCTACGGCATGCAGGCCGGGGATGTGTGGTGGGGCATCTCCGACGTAGGCTGGGTGGTCGGGCACTCGCTGATCGTCTATGGGCCGTTGATGAACGGCTGCACCACGGTGTTCTACGAGGGCAAGCCCATTCGTACCCCGGACGCCGCGGCCTACTGGCGGGTAGTGGAGCAGTACCAGGTCAACGGCCTGTTCTGCGCCCCCACCGCCATGCGGGCAATCCGTAAGGAAGACCCCGAAGGCGAGCTGATCCGTCGCCACGACCTGAGTTCGCTGCGCCAGCTGTTCCTGGCCGGTGAAAAGCTGGATTCGAGCACGCACCAATGGCTGGAGCGGGTCAGCGGCAAACCGGTGCATGATCACTGGTGGCAGACCGAGACCGGCTGGCCGGTCACCGCGCCTTGCGTGGGCCTGGAGGGCAGTGCGGCGCGACCGGGCTCGAGCAATCGCGCGGTGCCGGGGTACAACGTGCAGGTGCTCGACGATGAGGGCCGGCCCTTGGGGCCGAACGCACAAGGCGCGATCGTCATCGCCTTGCCCTTGCCGCCCGGTTGCAGCCAGACCCTGTGGGGCGACCACGAACGTTACCTGCAGGCTTACCTGCACCCGCACCCGGGCTACTACCACACCGGCGATGGCGGCTATTTGGATGAAGACGGTTTCGTCTACATCATGGGGCGCACCGACGATGTGATTAACGTTTCTGGCCACCGTCTGTCCACGGGGGAGATAGAAGACCTGGTTGCCCGCCATCCTGCGGTGGCCGAATGCGCGGTGATCGGTGTCCATGACGAGATCAAGGGCCAGGTGCCACTGGCGCTAGTGGTGCTCAAGGACGGCGAGGGGCTTGGCGAGCAGCAGTTGCAGTCGGAGCTGGTGGCCAGCGTGCGCGAGCACATCGGCGCCTTGGCGTGCTTCAACCGCGTGCGTCTGGTCAAGCGG